The window tattacatcgtAATTAATGCGTAACTAGGGttgtatgtggccctgtcagacccctcatgcgactcgcatggggttcaggctaagagtcatgcgagtcgcatgacctccagagccggttcaaatgaggggggtcaaatgacaggttcagtttgtattatatttatatttattttattttctgttttaaaaaataagatatttataaacatataatttaaataaaaacttaatttttaaaaactaaaataaaataaaaagacttaataattttataaataataaaaacttaaaaatagattttaatatatatttttttttcggttttaatagattttatattatttatttttttttttttaattttatattgtttttctaaaaatcataAATAATGTtttgccgactccccggcagcggcgccaaaaacttgatgtggtagcacggggttacgaaatagtgtatatttttaatacggaatgctacaaaatttaacaagttttaattaaatatttacaaaatggatataccaaaaccttgctacaacacaataggcagtgtacctagtcgcgaagtagtatagtttttagtaagtccggttcgtttcacagggagacgggcttatgaaacactttatttttatataacaatatataaatataaatataaaaaggggggttttactgtttaatgaccggtttgtcgattttaaaactttagtcgcagttaaaacctaatgtaaaatataaaataaatacaagacttaaattaaagcgtaaagtaaataacgataatgaaattgcgaataataaaagtgcgataaaataaacttgcaataattaaaaagtacgataattaaaagtgcgattaaataacaataaataaaagtgcgataattagaagtgcaattaaatataaaataaagaaaattaaatatgaaataaaagaattatgcttatttaaacttccgtaatcatgatgtttgacgtgttgattttagttttatgcccatgggttaattgtcctttgtcctggattatttaatatgtctgtctggtttttgtccataacagtccatcagtcataaatataaaatgcgagtgtcctcatcaaattattcttatacccgaagttaaatattccaactaattggggattcgaattgtaacaaggttttaatactttgtttaatgaatacaccaggttatcgactgcgtgtaaaccaaggttttactactttgttaacaattacaccaattacccttgaatgtaatttcacccctgttttaattattctagtggctattaatccattcccgtgtccggttaaatgaacgattattcgtacatataaataccccgcccatcgtgtccgatcgagtgtatatggtaatttatagggacgcccaattgtaaatctttatattaacattaacaaactttcatttagttaaacaaatataaagcccattaatagcccatagtctaatttccacaagtgtcgttcttttgtccaaaccccaattatggtacaaagctcaattacccaattttagtaattagcccaacatcatgattacttcgttttaaataagcataataacaacttagttacgagacattaatttaaaaaggagaacatagcttacattgattatttatcgcgtagtggtacacggacagagctccgactttaaaaactcgtaaaaataacctttacataacccaaactaatctaatataacactaatctatactatatatacatatatatatttatattatggagtattattatgtatatgtgtgtggtgtgttttaaaacgaacgaaaactggcaaatttatagaccaggcctgattctgatcctcatgcgactcgcatgggaaataggcataaatccatgcgagtcgcatggccatcagaatccagctcaatcatttttgttttcttgttcgtcgacataatttaaaataaatataaatatataaataattaatataattatttatatattatattttattcttgtgcatagtagactagatatttttggtccgttgcgtcgggcgtttcttcttggctcgggtcccggttccggattttcgaacgtcctctcgtactattttatatcgtgtactttgtgtttcgcaacttgtacttttgtaattttgagacgttcctcatcaataaattgaacctttttaattgtatcttgtacatttgagcattttggacctttgcgtcttcaattcttcgttttcgccttttgtcttcgcacttattaaatataaacgaatattacttgaatatggaacaattacaactaaataatttacatattgggaggatattgctactaaatatatgttcatttggagcactatcaggaaTAAAACAGTCAAACTCAAGATGTACCACTTGACAACAATTCCACTTCTGCTGAAACCACAGAAAGATATGTTCTACCACAAAGATCCAATAGAGGAGTACTACCAAAGAGATACTCTCCAGAAAAAGAAGCTCAAAGATCAAGATACCCAATTGCAAATATTGTACACGAGAATCTATCAAATGAAGCAGATAAATTCAATTCTGCTTTATACTCTGAAGAAATTCTAGCTACAGTTGATCAAGCAATGAAATCTAACAAATGGAGAAAGGCCATGGAAGAAGAAATGGAAGCACTCAAGAAAAGTGACACATGGGAAAAATGTGTCATTCCTCAAGGAAAAAACCAGTAAGAAATTGATGGGTGTTTACAATAAAATACAAACCAGATGATAACATTAAAAGATACAAAGCTCGACTAgttgccaagggatatactcaAACATATGGAATAGATTATTCTGAGACTATCTCACCAGTTGCGAAGATTGATACCATCAAGGTCCTTTTCTCAATTGATGCATATGAAGAATgaccacttcaccaatttgatgtgaagaatgccttTCTTCATGGCGAACTAAAGGAAGAAGTCTACATGGAAGCTCCTCCAGGATTCTCCAGAAACTTCAAAAATGGGGAAGCTTGTCGACTTAAGAaagctttatatgggttaaaacaatccccacgggcttggtttgggagatctactttatttatgaaaaaaatatgatttcaaataaagtaactcggatcatactctcttttttaaacgaaaaggaaatttaattacatgcttaatcatttatgttgatgatatgataataacaggaaatgataaagagtaaatttctaacttaaaaatgaacttatttaaagaatttgaaatgaaagactttggcagacttaaatatttttttggggattgaggtattacTATCCCAATAGGAGATATTTatgtcaaaagaagtatgttcttgattttcttgcagaaacaggtatgattgattgcaaaccagctgatactccaatgattccaaaccagaaactatatatggaagatgaagctgatCTTACTGATAAAGGGCAATAtcaaaggatggtgggaaaactcgtctatcttgctcacactcgacctgatatagcacatgcagttggagttgtgagtcaattcatgcatcaaccacaggttcaccatatggaagctgtaatgagaatcatcagatatttgAAGAAAACAGCGGATCATGGAGTTGTTTTTAAAAGACATGGACACCTAAAGTCtcaaatatatacagatgcaagCTGGACTGGAGAAAAAGGGGATAGAAAATCTACATTCGGATTCTTCACACTTGTCGGGGTTAATTTAGTTGCATGGAGGAGTAagaaacaaaagattgtctcactcTCAAGTGCAGAATCAAAATTTAGAGGGATAGCAAAAGGAGTAGTTGAAGCCTTATGGATCAAAAAGTTGATGACAGAGATTGGTTTTGCACCACAAGAAGCTATTAATATTTTCTGCCACAATGAAGCAGCAATTGCGATCTCAGAAAACCCCGTTCAACATGACCGCACCAAACATGTTAAAACATGTTAAAATAGATAGACATTTTATCAGAGAAAAGCTAGATAATGAAATTATTTCTCTTCCTTCAATCAGATCAGAAGATCAACTAGCTGACATTCTCACCAAATCATTCAACGGAAGACTCTTCAGCGAAGTTTTCGGCAAGTTGAATAttggaaaccccactattcaatttgagggggagtgttagatgTTAGAAACCTGGAACAAAGAAGCAACAACAACTTAGTCAAATTACCTTTTTTGGTAAAAGGTAATTTGACTTTAGGATCAGAAGTTGTTGACTTCATCACTTCCTTTTTAAGCATGTCACAATCTGCCAATCCAACGGCTCAAACTACAGCAACAAAATAGCAGATTTCCTCATTTGTACGTGGGGGTTCCAAAGTTGTCTTGGAGCCATCCTATATTTAAAAATAGCTGTTAGAATATTTGTGTAGAAAATGAAACTCTTAACCATCGTAAAGAAATTAATTCAAGTGAAATTAAAAACTCACTGATcaatatcaatttaatcaatacaacAAATTctgttcatatttttatcaatttaaCAAATGTATGGGATAGttgttttaattttactttatttaatttttatattatatttcattacTTTCATAACAGTTACAACTTTATCGGTCAACTTATAATATATCCTAACAGAAACTTAAGACATAGTTCTAGTTCTCCAATAGTTGTAAACATGATCAGTACAACATGATCAGTTTACTCGTCTTCCCTAaacgttatttaattttaatattaagtgacAAATGAAAATAAAAGATAAAATGTGAAATGACAAATGAGTTAAAGTGAACATTAGTCCGGGTATTGCCATTTAGAATATAGGAGTAATATTAAATAAGTAGAGTAAATTTACGGTGTGTTTGGAAGAACTAGTTGCAACTTGAAGTTAAGGTTTATTTTTCAAGCTGGGAAttgaattatattttttttaagtgTTTAATAAAGTGGTTGAGACTGAAAATTTATTATTGTGAAATAACTTCAAAAGATAaagttttaaattataaaataaatattgaaGGGCTTTTTAATACTTTATTGTTTAATAAGCCCTATTTTTCTATAAGCTAGTTGAGAAGACTTATTTAAGATCTACAACATTAGATAAGCTCTATTTTTTTATTTGCCAAACAATGCTTGAAATCATAAGTTCCTTAAAATCATAAAATCTACTTTTTAAGCTTATTTAAACTCTACTTTGGTGTCATCcaaacacacccatacgattcttATATAAAAATGAATAAAGAAAATATAGTGTCGTTGTACATATGAGCTTATAAGACAAATACCTCAAGATCAGATTATTTTAATGCTTTTCTTTTAAAATAAAATTATTTTGATTGTTCTATAGCATTTTCAAGATTACATATTTATCTGAAACAATAAAATTTAAGTTGATCCATGTCATTTGTAAAATATACTAAAAATACTTAGAGTGTTTGGATTAAACTAGTTGGAGCTTATAGCACTAGAGCTTGTGGCTAGAGTTGGATCTGAAACTTATTTTTGAAGATAGTAACTGGATgttgaaaattattattttttatacgtGTTTGATAAACTATCTGAAGCTTATAATACTTTACTTAAAAGacaataataatatgtaaatgtaaattaATATAATAAAGGACATCTTAGTAATCATGCAGCTCATGAACTCTACATTTTTCATAAACTGGTTATGAGGAGATTATTTTTAAgaccttatgattttcataagctctactattTATTCGTGTGTTGCTGCGAAAAATCATATGCAGTAATTTTTTAAAATACGCATATTGACGATTGGTAAAAAGTTATGTGTTTCTCACTTAACTATTTATACAATTATATGTAGTGAGCCTAACGTGAGAAAAAAAGTACACTGATTCAACCGTTAATTtatgacaaaatttcattcctcgtccctggactttacatcgattttgactccctatccttttttttttttgtgcattcctcgtccctaaactatgaaaagagtacatccctcgtcctcccgtctactttctgtcaaaacctgccgttaccccttatcacgtgcatgtcatgtgagggtattttgtcattgttttttcttcttctatcATAAAAACCCCCAATTCTTCACAATTCATTCTTGTAGCCCGCGTCCCCAAATTAGGGTTCTCTCTTTCTTAAAATCGAGCACCAAGGTCGTCCTCATCGTAAGCAATTAACGATGGTTTATTGTAATTGTGGTATACTTGCAGCTCAACGAACGTCAACAACACGAAAGAATCCATATAGGCGTTTCTTCATATGTCGAAATCAGCTTTTCTTTTTGACTaattttgttttaatttttttctgATGTCGAATCCAGAAATGAGTTTTGATTAAATGCTTTGTAATCTTTTATATTTGCAGTCTTCAGATTGTGGTTTCTTTTGTTGGATTGATCCACCTATGAGGGTTGACGCTATCAGGGATGAGCCACAACAAGATTTTCTTCAATTGGAAAAGGATAAAACAAGAAGACTAAAGTGGATTATATTTCTTCATTGGGTTGGAATTATATTGTACTTTATTGTATTTTAAGTTGTCAATGGTGTTGTTTCCGATTGTAAAATGTTGGTAATGTATGCAAAAAAAGCAATGTGCCAATGTTGTGTTTTAACATCAATAAACATCAATGTTTTGATTCTTTCTTATTGTGTTTGCAAAATAACATCAATTAGCAAGACAAGTACCAAATGACAAGTACCAAATTACCAAAAGACAAGTACTAAATAAAGCAATTCATTGTTTATTACACAAGTACCAAATAACCAAAAGACATTACATTAGATTGTTCATTATACTAATACCAAATACGAAATAACATTGTTCTAAAGACAATTAACACAAACCAAAAGACAATAAAACAAACACATTCAAGGACCACCTTTTCTAGTTTTTGATTTCTTGTTGCTACCTTTACCACTTGATTTCTTATTGGCACCTTTACCACTTGCTTGCTTTCTTTTCAACCCTTCACCTCCATTAGGGCAACCCCTTACATTATGACCATATGTTCCACACCTTGAACATTTAATACTTGTACCCTTCTTTGACAGCTTTCCTTTAGTAACCATGTCATCCTTTTCTTCAAGGGATTTCCTCCTGTTTTTCTTAGGACGACCTGCAATTGGAATTTTTTTAGACATACCAAAGTTGTTGGCACTGGAGACTTGACCCACTCAGATTTTCCTTTCACAGGGTTAATGGTATGAGAATAAGTTTTTTCTCAAGTAGATAACCAATAAACAGGATGAACATTTGACTCTAAAACAACATCTTGACTATAAACAGACATGTTCAACATTGCAGCTACTGCATGCTTACAAGGCATGCCTGTAAGCTCCCATTTTCTACAGCTGCAATTTCTCAAAGTCATGTCAACCACACATTGGTCATTATGATGACCATTTACCTGATACTTATCATCCCCATTTCAAATAACATCACATTTCATTGCTTCTTTCTTAATGTTGTCAAACATCTTAGTGGCAGGTGGTGTAAGTGGCCCTTGAGACTTTGAGATTGTTGTTCTAACATTAGCAATTATTTTCATCATATATGTTCTGATATACTCCAAACCAGTAATGATTGGCTTGTCTCTAGCCTCACATAGCCATCTATTTAGCACTTCACAATGATTGTTTAACAATATGTCTGAATGTGCACGGCCTATGGAACAGAATatataaaacattcttaaaatctgACAATTGTAAATGGTACCAAACTTTAAATCTAAATGAAGTAAAGACCAATTTTACCTGTAAAATGACTTCTTGCCCATTGTGCAGGTTGAATTTTAGAAAGATACAGATGTGCAGGTTCACTAAACTCTTTAAACTCAGCCATTTTCCTTTCAAACTGAGGCACAGTGGTGGCACTTGCACAAGCCCACAAATGATTCTTAAATGCAACCCCACTCCAATATTTCTTCATATTCTGTTGAATATGCCTCAAACAGAATCTATGTTCAGCCACAGGAAAAAATTTACCAACAGCAGCTATTAGTCCCTGTAACCAAACTATATATATCAGACATTTATTCAAAAAAATATATGACATAAATGGTATAAATGGTACCTTCTGCCTATCACTTATGAAAGTGAAATTAGACATCTCAGTTAGATCCAAATCTCTAGCCAATAATTCAAGAAACCACAACCAAGAACTGTAGCATTCTGATTCCACAATTGCATAAGCAAGAGGATAAATTCCATTATTGGAGCCAAGACCAACAGCTGTTAACATAAAAccatgttggtcccttgataacaacaggagtattgtagaggggggtgaatacaatttcttttaattaacttaacagttaaacacgattagtattcaaacatgtaaattaaatagagtcacaggtaattttcaacggttattctttattgattgaatcacaaagaatcacaactatccttggcggaatgatagttggttgatacagattacctagaatatagctaagaggtaaactaaaagctattacacgtttttgactctaaataaataaacccacaccactagttgttacaatagcggatacaacaatttatagtagtcctattaaccgtgtaatggttctattgtcaactggtacataggatgtctgtacttgtgaggacaactgcatcagagaggatgctctcctctttcctctttggcagctatttgtaggaacaccccaaatcggtttggcaccactatttgattaaacaaatagaatgttgtgttccctaggtgttgacaatgtataacccatgtctgcacatgcgttaaacttctgcattcccacgtggtcttgtaagttcACTTGTCAGCTGttacgcgtgtccttttctgttcaactttgtctttgacttctattgaatagtacaattgatgtagaccactcgagaaactactatgcttataatggagcatagctgccttgtgtagtaagctgcattccagctgtgctggttcttcattgctgagacacttgatattcttgaactgctgagtacacatcatgtgctgattaaagaacactgtctaccttgtgctggtagactgagcagcaaactacactcgacacagcaatatctgctgtctatacataaacaaacttgtgctggctgcacataacattttagcgcaaataaattacagttttttcataattaaatccttaattattttggggactcaacaatctccccctatttgatgattacaaaacctatgacatatagagaaaacactaaagctagcactgagggacctaatgaaaaataggcagtaaatttgtccctttttaagtttgtttttgggatcttttgctgagttatctatatcttataatttgatatgattttgaagataaactcatttcactttcattacagcagagtatatacagtaattacaagaacatcataatgaaaaatgaaataaataaaagatacaatttgagcactagagggatatctatctttatctttagctaattcctcttcagatagctcctcttgtttgattttccaggcttcaggaaagaggataggtatatcagcaggatcaaatacagggatatgaggaggtagaatgatgcgatctcttctttgtgggccttcaccagtagatttctttcctttaggtttttgagaaagtacttcttctacgtttactactggtgcattcccaaattttgtagctttgttgaagagGTCTTGGAGTTTTGGCTTCAATgcctttttaataccactttcagctttaccaatgaagtattccaatatctccatccattcactgaatcctaagaATCGTAACTCGtcataatttatcctttcttgaacattattcttcctgctaacattgaaagctctttttgagcctctgtgcaccttgatgatcttattgggatttgatcttctgttcatcacatcaccatatctgctcctataataatgatcagatagttctatggttcgagcagtttctataggagcaatagcaggtgctttctcagcagcttctagttcatcaagggccttatcctgttccttgacaattgctttagctaatttgagggactcagcctatAGCTTTCTATCagtagccaatttgtcttctatttcctgaagccttaccctctcagcgagttcagcatcagcagcctcccttctttgcatttcagcttctaagcccaacagataatcatcggcagtaattttcagggactttgctatttcaatcatctttttaccctcttcagttctaagggcagcacgatactcccttagatccatacccagctggcgagcctcttgaaattgagctttctcctcatcagtagagagcctttgaccactgttatttaagtatacaccaatttcaatgccataagtcaagacagtgatgtagagtggctgatcaagaagATGATGcaacaatctaacttggcgtatcctttcattaatagctgcttgtctttgctcaagcaattctggtacagtgatctctagcctgtaagcatctctttcatctggattcattttaaatagatctggctcaccacgggcaactgaatcatcttcccaagttctgtgtttaccatgatgttttagggaagatggaggatacatgattgattcacctatgccagatgaactcactggaaactgattaacacaattatcctgtgttctgttaaaataagtgagggtccggggagagataggtgattgaacaaataagtgatcttcactaccccagactgtaaagtcagcaggattaaccgtatcatcatcttgattagcacccagcacatccacctttgctgggtcttcaacacttgtttcacccagcagcacactactggctgggtcttcattcacatcactccttgctgtgtcttcagtaccagcagactgattagtatcagttggtacaactgccacagtatcttcatcagctgcctcaaataggggtcctttccttagcggctggttgtccctaggggcagatttcaccctttgtttgtcaattggcttgggttcagctgatggttcttgtgttgatattggttcttgtggtggcagatagggaacaatagcatgATGCTCCCCCTGAACATCAACATCTACTGGCTATTGTTGTATAGCTGACTGAGTAGACGATAATGGTcaagaagatgagctggtttctaatattgcatctagccatttcataattacatcagctctaactcctcctgactcagtagaagctaaataatctttcatctcttcaggagtcatcttctttattctatctgctcgctcagcatacaacttggctttctttttatcatacttgatcatgaacttagcatttcttttcagggtagcccttttatattcttcaatgctgatcagatcatcatcaatttcacgcttatcaggagtgagggttcgtctacgctccattttaagtctttttagagcagcataggccccaaacttagcGTTGAAAGTAGCATCtaattcttgctgtctcttctgatgtctctccatttttcttttcaatttacgttcaatggtttgagagacagcaaaagattcagcaacagccaattcagaaacatcactgggcttactgccagaaccaatatcatccactgatgtggcagacacacttggttgagattcaccagctgcctgtacaccagcttcagtatgagcgttgctgggct of the Rutidosis leptorrhynchoides isolate AG116_Rl617_1_P2 chromosome 5, CSIRO_AGI_Rlap_v1, whole genome shotgun sequence genome contains:
- the LOC139849773 gene encoding uncharacterized protein, translated to MLTAVGLGSNNGIYPLAYAIVESECYSSWLWFLELLARDLDLTEMSNFTFISDRQKGLIAAVGKFFPVAEHRFCLRHIQQNMKKYWSGVAFKNHLWACASATTVPQFERKMAEFKEFSEPAHLYLSKIQPAQWARSHFTGRAHSDILLNNHCEVLNRWLCEARDKPIITGLEYIRTYMMKIIANVRTTISKSQGPLTPPATKMFDNIKKEAMKCDVI